Proteins from a genomic interval of Arachis hypogaea cultivar Tifrunner chromosome 10, arahy.Tifrunner.gnm2.J5K5, whole genome shotgun sequence:
- the LOC140175691 gene encoding uncharacterized mitochondrial protein AtMg00810-like: protein MDDLVLAGDDLSKIESVKGVLHDRFWIKDMGDLKYFLGLEVTRSKTGIALYQRKYVLDLLKETGFEGCKPVTTPMDYVAKLSNGIGELLTDSSQYRRIIGRLLYLSNTRPDISYAIEKLSQFLDCATNEHLKAVHRVVRYIKSSRAAGLFFSADSNLHLIGFSDSDWVGCVDSRRSFSVYCFYRGPSLVTWKSKKQLTVAASSSKAEY, encoded by the coding sequence ATGGATGACTTAGTGTTAGCAGGAGATGACCTAAGTAAAATTGAATCAGTCAAGGGTGTTCTTCATGACAGATTTTGGATCAAAGACATGGGAGACTTGAAATACTTTCTTGGTTTAGAAGTGACAAGATCCAAGACAGGAATTGCTCTGTATCAAAGGAAATATGTCCTTGATTTACTTAAGGAAACAGGATTCGAAGGTTGCAAACCTGTCACCACTCCCATGGATTACGTAGCAAAACTTAGTAATGGTATTGGAGAATTGCTCACTGATTCTAGTCAATATAGAAGGATTATAGGCAGGCTCTTATATCTATCAAATACTAGACCTGATATAAGCTATGCCATTGAGAAGCTAAGCCAGTTTTTAGATTGTGCTACTAATGAACACTTGAAGGCAGTGCATAGAGTGGTGCGATATATAAAGAGTTCTCGTGCTGCAGGTCTATTCTTCTCTGCAGATTCTAATTTACACCTTATAGGTTTTTCTGATTCTGATTGGGTTGGTTGTGTTGACTCTAGAAGATCATTCTCTGTATATTGCTTTTATCGAGGACCATCATTGGTCACTTGGAAGAGTAAGAAACAATTAACAGTTGCAGCCTCCTCTTCAAAAGCAGAATATTGA
- the LOC112715863 gene encoding uncharacterized protein, whose product MEFDEYDYLEKTVEDHDDRDSSKKTKKDSSEKTYRKRDELDDDLDAAAYDGRIKKSRAEEENGSRKDRDGRDRERSSRDKDRHRHRSSDRERDGERSSRDRDRDSERSSRDREREREKSKERDRRERDKEREKRERDREKEKEKEKEKERERERKDRERDREREEGSRRSRSRSERDRDRERERDFDSRDGRRQREKKEAAEPEADPERDQRTVFAYQMPLKATERDVYEFFSKAGKVRDVRLIMDRNSRRSKGVGYIEFYDVMSVPMAIALSGQLLLGQPVMVKPSEAEKNLVQSNTTSGAAGVAGPYGAVDRKLYVGNLHFNMTESQLREIFEPFGPVELVQLPLDLETGHCKGFGFVQFAHLEHSKAALSLNGKLEIAGRTIKVSSVTDHVGSQDTTAKSADFDDDEGGLALNAQSRALLMQKLDRSGIAASIGVPPVVNGSAPAQQAVSLPIGNPGIIPAPTLPTQLMTNPVAEPVGTPSECLLLKNMFDPATETEPDFDLDIKEDVEEECSKYGRVKHISVDKNSAGFVYLQFETVEAASAAQRALHLRWFARRLISALFMQPQMYEEKFKGEV is encoded by the exons ATGGAGTTCGACGAGTATGACTACTTGGAGAAGACGGTGGAGGACCATGACGACAGAGATTCGTCTAAGAAGACCAAAAAAGACAGCTCCGAGAAAACCTACCGGAAGCGCGACGAGCTCGACGACGATCTAGACGCTGCCGCCTACGACGGGCGCATCAAGAAATCCAGGGCCGAGGAAGAGAACGGCTCCAGGAAGGATCGGGATGGCCGCGATAGGGAGCGGTCTTCCCGCGACAAGGACCGCCACAGGCACCGCAGCAGCGACAGGGAAAGAGACGGTGAGCGGAGCAGCAGAGACAGAGATAGAGACAGTGAGAGGAGCAGCAGggacagagagagggagagggagaaaaGCAAAGAGAGGGATAGGAGGGAGAGGGacaaagagagggagaagagagaaagggatagagagaaggagaaggagaaggagaaggagaaggaaagggaaagagagagaaaggacAGGGAGAGGGACAGAGAACGAGAGGAGGGGTCCAGGAGGAGCAGGTCTCGTTCCGAGCGAGACAGAGACAGAGAGAGGGAACGTGATTTTGACTCGAGAGATGGCCG GAGACAGAGGGAAAAGAAAGAAGCTGCAGAGCCTGAGGCAGATCCCGAAAGGGATCAGCGAACTGTTTTTGCCTACCAG ATGCCTTTGAAGGCAACAGAGAGGGATGTTTATGAGTTCTTCTCTAAAGCTGGCAAG GTGAGGGATGTTCGTCTTATCATGGATAGGAACTCAAGAAGATCTAAAGGAGTTGG gtatattgaattttatgatgtgATGTCAGTGCCAATGGCAATTGCTCTCTCTGGCCAACTTCTCCTTGGACAGCCTGTGATGGTTAAACCTTCTGAGGCTGAAAAGAACCTTGTTCAATCTAATACTACTAGTGGAGCTGCTGGTGTAGCAGGACCATATGGAGCTGTAGACAGGAAACTGTATGTAGGGAACCTTCACTTCAACATGACCGAGAGTCAACTGAGAGAG ATTTTTGAGCCATTTGGTCCAGTGGAGCTTGTACAATTGCCACTTGATCTGGAAACTGGACATTGCAAGGGTTTTGGGTTTGTTCAA TTTGCTCATCTTGAGCATTCCAAGGCAGCTCTGAGTTTAAATGGAAAACTGGAAATTGCTGGCAGGACTATCAAG GTCTCATCTGTAACTGATCATGTTGGAAGCCAAGATACAACTGCGAAATCTGCAGACTTCGATGATGATGAAGGTGGATTG gCTTTAAACGCTCAATCAAGAGCTTTACTTATGCAGAAGCTGGATCGCTCTGGCATTGCTGCTAG CATTGGCGTTCCACCAGTTGTGAATGGGTCGGCCCCTGCACAGCAAGCTGTTAGCTTGCCTATTGGTAATCCAGGCATAATACCAGCACCAACTCTCCCAACACAACTTATGACTAACCCAGTTGCCGAGCCTGTTGGAACCCCCAGCGAGTGTTTACTGTTGAAGAATATGTTTGATCCGGCCACTGAG ACAGAACCAGATTTTGATTTAGACATTAAAGAGGATGTAGAAGAAGAGTGTTCTAAGTATGGGCGGGTGAAGCATATCTCTGTTGACAA AAACAGTGCAGGTTTTGTGTATTTGCAGTTTGAAACAGTGGAAGCAGCAAGTGCCGCTCAACGTGCATTGCACCTGAGGTGGTTTGCACGTAGATTGATTTCAGCTTTGTTCATG CAACCTCAGATGTATGAAGAGAAGTTTAAAGGGGAGGTTTGA